The following coding sequences are from one Salvia hispanica cultivar TCC Black 2014 chromosome 3, UniMelb_Shisp_WGS_1.0, whole genome shotgun sequence window:
- the LOC125212926 gene encoding reactive Intermediate Deaminase A, chloroplastic-like isoform X2, whose product MAWCAAARTFHMPAIDVSSLRSRAPLAAGIGCVSLAAANFRRSGPSPPFASLGISTDANPENAPAALGPYSQAIKANNMLFMSGVLGLDPQTGKFVSDSVEDQTEQVLKNMGEILKASGASYASVVKTTIMLADLKDFKKVNEIYAKYFPAPAPARSTYQVAALPLDAKIEIECIATLQ is encoded by the exons ATGGCGTGGTGCGCCGCCGCGAGGACCTTCCACATGCCGGCGATCGATGTCTCCTCTCTACGCTCTCGGGCGCCCTTAGCCGCCGGAATCGGCTGTGTTTCCTTGGCTGCCGCTAACTTCCGCCGCTCCGGCCCCTCGCCGCCTTTCGCTTCCTTAGGCATCTCCACTGATGCTAATCCAG AAAATGCTCCGGCAGCATTGGGGCCGTATAGTCAAGCCATCAAAGCAAATAATATGCTTTTCATGTCTGGGGTTCTTGGACTTGATCCTCAG ACTGGAAAGTTTGTCTCGGATAGCGTGGAAGATCAAACTGAGCAG GTTCTTAAGAATATGGGTGAGATACTTAAGGCAAGTGGTGCGAGCTATGCCTCAGTTGTCAAGACAACAATCAT GTTGGCTGATCTGAAAGATTTCAAGAAAGTCAATGAAATTTATGCTAAAT ACTTTCCAGCACCAGCTCCAGCCCGTTCTACATACCAGGTTGCTGCCTTACCATTGGATGCGAAAATCGAGATCGAGTGCATTGCCACATTGCAATAA
- the LOC125212926 gene encoding reactive Intermediate Deaminase A, chloroplastic-like isoform X1: protein MAWCAAARTFHMPAIDVSSLRSRAPLAAGIGCVSLAAANFRRSGPSPPFASLGISTDANPVLKEAVTTENAPAALGPYSQAIKANNMLFMSGVLGLDPQTGKFVSDSVEDQTEQVLKNMGEILKASGASYASVVKTTIMLADLKDFKKVNEIYAKYFPAPAPARSTYQVAALPLDAKIEIECIATLQ from the exons ATGGCGTGGTGCGCCGCCGCGAGGACCTTCCACATGCCGGCGATCGATGTCTCCTCTCTACGCTCTCGGGCGCCCTTAGCCGCCGGAATCGGCTGTGTTTCCTTGGCTGCCGCTAACTTCCGCCGCTCCGGCCCCTCGCCGCCTTTCGCTTCCTTAGGCATCTCCACTGATGCTAATCCAG TTTTGAAGGAAGCTGTAACCACAGAAAATGCTCCGGCAGCATTGGGGCCGTATAGTCAAGCCATCAAAGCAAATAATATGCTTTTCATGTCTGGGGTTCTTGGACTTGATCCTCAG ACTGGAAAGTTTGTCTCGGATAGCGTGGAAGATCAAACTGAGCAG GTTCTTAAGAATATGGGTGAGATACTTAAGGCAAGTGGTGCGAGCTATGCCTCAGTTGTCAAGACAACAATCAT GTTGGCTGATCTGAAAGATTTCAAGAAAGTCAATGAAATTTATGCTAAAT ACTTTCCAGCACCAGCTCCAGCCCGTTCTACATACCAGGTTGCTGCCTTACCATTGGATGCGAAAATCGAGATCGAGTGCATTGCCACATTGCAATAA